Proteins encoded together in one Chitinophaga sp. LS1 window:
- a CDS encoding gliding motility-associated C-terminal domain-containing protein: MPKIYSLSLALLLSQLQLKAQYADTGTGSLKEHIYWCNWAGFTITEGATKTFITSDSLTVTATFSDVTGTTPVPNYMSYAGYDFNNPAIKGSLNTNSSAHFKVAFTATRNNTPSPVTMVAISTGSTTYTGACSTSMALSTDTTEVTMGNASTVIFGILAAFDRGDLPASYGYAAHELTYTPCTLTQQSNFYLGAIAPDADTLKATDDGADEDAITTFPPYTGGGEYEITIPVYATTTAYVSAWFDFNRNGIFDANEIAIDTITANTAILKWSDIPARLPAGKVSPSAFRFRISDTLIINPTGYAPNGEVEDYFIALTAPCDVKVTTLPDVILCAGKSTQLSATGATTYQWTPATYLNADTIAQPVASPTTTTKYTVAGTDAYGCTGEASLTINVNPSPVITTSKDTSMCTGTTIQLSGVSDIPASYTWSPAKGLSNTTITNPTASPDTTTNYIITASTIYGCRTSKNIYINVTPTPVLKVTPDSPVVCIGQSVIMTAAGGDEYAWFTSNDSLLTTGTALNISPLHDTTFKVYIKDYACKLADTLVVPVIVYDTPTTTIAKSGDIDCANASISLKATGGIYYTWETAPGITNTHTASPAVSPLETTTYEVTIMDGHGCTNVESITVNVDVALEFTRYPIPSAFTPNGDGKNDCFGLKRWGETSWFEFNIFNRAGRIVYLSDSPDACWDGTSKGEPLPMGTYIYMIRARTVCGDVVRKGTILLIR, encoded by the coding sequence ATGCCAAAAATCTATTCCCTGTCTCTGGCATTGCTTTTATCTCAATTACAGCTAAAAGCACAATATGCCGATACCGGAACAGGATCCCTCAAAGAGCACATCTACTGGTGCAACTGGGCCGGTTTTACCATCACCGAAGGGGCCACTAAAACATTCATTACCAGTGATAGCCTCACTGTTACCGCCACGTTTTCCGACGTTACAGGTACCACCCCCGTACCTAACTATATGTCTTACGCCGGCTATGACTTCAATAACCCCGCCATCAAAGGCTCTTTAAATACCAACAGCAGCGCGCATTTCAAAGTGGCATTTACCGCCACCCGGAATAATACCCCCTCACCCGTTACCATGGTCGCCATCAGTACCGGCAGCACTACTTATACAGGCGCCTGCAGCACTTCTATGGCGTTAAGTACTGATACGACCGAAGTCACCATGGGAAACGCCTCCACCGTCATCTTCGGTATCCTGGCAGCATTCGACAGGGGAGACCTCCCGGCTTCCTACGGCTATGCCGCCCACGAACTCACTTATACCCCCTGTACACTCACACAACAATCAAATTTCTACTTAGGTGCCATCGCTCCCGATGCCGACACGCTAAAAGCTACTGATGACGGTGCCGACGAAGATGCGATCACCACTTTTCCTCCATATACAGGAGGAGGGGAGTACGAAATCACGATTCCGGTATACGCCACTACAACTGCATACGTCTCCGCCTGGTTCGACTTCAACCGCAATGGTATCTTCGATGCAAACGAAATAGCGATCGATACTATAACAGCAAATACCGCCATTTTAAAATGGTCAGACATCCCGGCAAGACTCCCTGCCGGCAAAGTGTCTCCATCCGCCTTTCGCTTCCGCATCTCCGATACCCTTATCATCAATCCTACCGGCTATGCGCCCAACGGCGAAGTCGAAGATTATTTCATTGCGCTCACTGCACCCTGCGATGTAAAAGTTACCACGCTCCCCGATGTTATTCTCTGTGCAGGTAAGTCCACGCAGCTCAGTGCTACAGGTGCCACCACCTATCAATGGACACCCGCCACTTACCTGAATGCAGATACCATCGCTCAGCCAGTGGCCAGTCCAACCACCACCACAAAATACACCGTAGCAGGCACAGACGCTTATGGCTGCACAGGCGAAGCATCGTTGACGATCAACGTGAATCCTTCTCCCGTTATCACCACCAGCAAGGATACCTCCATGTGTACCGGTACCACTATCCAGTTATCAGGCGTTTCAGATATTCCTGCCAGTTATACCTGGTCGCCAGCCAAAGGATTAAGTAATACAACCATCACAAACCCAACCGCCAGTCCTGACACTACTACCAATTACATCATTACTGCATCTACTATCTACGGCTGCCGTACTTCCAAAAACATATATATCAATGTAACTCCGACACCTGTATTGAAGGTCACCCCCGACTCACCCGTTGTCTGCATCGGTCAGTCTGTGATCATGACTGCCGCCGGTGGCGATGAATATGCATGGTTCACATCAAATGATTCCCTGCTCACCACAGGTACAGCTTTAAACATTTCACCCCTGCACGATACTACTTTCAAGGTCTACATCAAAGACTACGCCTGCAAGCTCGCTGATACCCTCGTGGTACCCGTGATCGTATACGATACGCCCACCACTACCATTGCCAAATCGGGTGACATAGACTGTGCCAACGCCAGCATCAGTTTAAAAGCAACAGGAGGCATCTATTACACCTGGGAAACAGCTCCCGGCATCACCAATACACACACTGCCAGTCCGGCCGTATCCCCGCTGGAAACGACTACTTACGAAGTCACCATTATGGATGGTCACGGATGTACCAATGTAGAAAGTATAACCGTCAATGTGGATGTCGCTCTCGAATTCACCCGTTATCCTATTCCTTCGGCATTCACACCTAACGGAGATGGTAAAAATGATTGCTTTGGACTAAAACGTTGGGGGGAAACCTCCTGGTTTGAATTCAATATTTTCAATCGCGCAGGCCGGATCGTATATTTATCTGATTCGCCAGATGCTTGCTGGGACGGCACATCCAAAGGAGAACCTTTACCTATGGGTACTTATATTTACATGATTCGCGCCAGAACGGTCTGTGGCGATGTCGTAAGAAAAGGCACTATCCTGCTTATCCGCTGA
- a CDS encoding sensor histidine kinase, producing MFLTCWFYLNSNVLIPKLVYKKKWWQYGVILLLMLFVQVLVRWIFVNIFISPEEFDLRPTIFFSFFTLLFILACSTTWRIVKDKVEADQLASDRENENLKTELSLLRSQVSPHFMFNVLNNMVALARKRSDQLEPSLIKLSSLMRYMLYEADEDKVALDKEVDYLQSYIDLQQQRFGAKVQVNVNLQLPENGYEIEPMLLIPFVENAFKHGTGMIPDARIDIELRAKQGLLQFSVMNKYNEEYEEVKDNSSGIGLTNVKRRLNLLYRDNYQLLINKKEGWFVVSLQLHLH from the coding sequence GTGTTCCTGACTTGCTGGTTTTACCTGAACTCAAATGTGCTGATACCTAAACTGGTATATAAGAAGAAATGGTGGCAATATGGTGTTATATTGCTGCTAATGCTTTTTGTGCAGGTATTAGTGAGATGGATATTTGTGAATATATTTATTTCGCCGGAGGAGTTTGATTTACGCCCTACGATATTCTTTAGCTTTTTCACCCTGCTCTTTATCCTTGCATGTAGTACTACCTGGAGGATCGTTAAAGACAAGGTAGAAGCGGATCAACTGGCCAGTGACAGGGAAAATGAGAATCTGAAAACAGAGCTGAGCCTGTTGCGCTCCCAGGTAAGTCCGCACTTTATGTTCAATGTATTGAATAATATGGTGGCCCTGGCCCGGAAGCGGTCCGACCAGCTGGAACCTTCCCTCATCAAACTCTCTTCCCTGATGCGGTATATGCTGTACGAAGCGGATGAGGACAAAGTGGCGCTGGACAAGGAGGTAGATTATCTGCAAAGTTATATTGACCTGCAGCAACAGCGATTCGGGGCGAAAGTACAGGTGAATGTGAACCTGCAACTACCGGAGAATGGGTATGAAATAGAGCCTATGCTGCTCATTCCTTTTGTGGAGAACGCCTTTAAGCATGGCACAGGTATGATACCGGATGCCAGGATTGATATAGAACTGAGAGCGAAGCAGGGTTTATTACAGTTCTCTGTGATGAACAAATACAATGAAGAATATGAAGAGGTAAAAGATAATTCGTCCGGGATAGGTTTAACGAATGTGAAACGCAGACTGAACCTGCTGTATAGAGACAATTACCAGTTACTGATCAATAAAAAAGAGGGATGGTTCGTTGTATCCCTGCAATTACACTTGCATTAA
- a CDS encoding LytTR family DNA-binding domain-containing protein, whose protein sequence is MVLRCIAVDDEPLALDLLEDNIKQVPYLELVAKCADAFEAIKVLEENTVDLIFLDIQMPGLTGLQFIQSLQHKPMIILITAYEKYALQGFDLEVTDYLVKPVALPRFIKACNKAKELFQLRQLPANPTTAAAPSPEFFFVNADYSLLKINIGDIIWIEALKDYIRIHMTGTAKPVVTRMPLKQVEEQLNQAKFIRIHKSYIIAVAHITAIRKNSVFIGTMELPVGDNYRESVAALTGTK, encoded by the coding sequence ATGGTATTACGTTGCATAGCAGTTGATGATGAGCCACTGGCGCTGGATTTATTGGAAGACAATATCAAACAGGTACCTTATCTGGAGCTGGTAGCAAAGTGTGCAGATGCTTTTGAAGCGATTAAGGTGCTGGAAGAAAATACCGTGGACCTGATCTTCCTGGATATCCAGATGCCGGGATTGACGGGATTGCAGTTTATACAGAGTTTACAGCACAAGCCGATGATCATCCTGATCACGGCTTATGAAAAATACGCATTGCAGGGGTTTGACCTGGAGGTAACAGATTACCTGGTAAAGCCGGTCGCGCTGCCCCGCTTTATCAAAGCCTGTAACAAGGCGAAAGAACTGTTCCAGCTCAGGCAACTGCCAGCTAACCCCACAACGGCGGCAGCCCCTTCTCCGGAGTTCTTTTTTGTGAATGCGGATTATAGTCTGCTGAAGATCAATATCGGAGATATTATCTGGATTGAAGCCCTGAAAGACTATATCCGGATACATATGACAGGTACCGCCAAGCCGGTGGTGACCCGGATGCCGTTGAAACAGGTGGAAGAACAGCTAAACCAGGCAAAGTTCATCCGGATCCACAAAAGTTATATCATTGCGGTAGCGCATATCACTGCAATCAGGAAGAACAGTGTGTTTATCGGCACCATGGAGCTGCCTGTGGGGGATAACTACAGGGAGTCTGTGGCGGCGCTGACGGGTACTAAATAA
- a CDS encoding Dabb family protein, which produces MFKKTRRQFLATAGKTAALTGIASLSGTALLAKPTEKVFVHHVYFWLNNPDSQEDKAKLIEGLQTLAKTAKTIRQHHIGLPSTTNREVIDRSYQVSWLLFFRNKADQDIYQTDPAHLAFIKNCSTLWQKVIVYDAEDI; this is translated from the coding sequence ATGTTCAAAAAAACAAGGCGCCAATTCTTAGCCACCGCCGGGAAAACAGCCGCTCTCACCGGTATCGCTTCCCTGTCAGGCACTGCGCTCCTGGCTAAGCCAACTGAAAAGGTTTTTGTACACCATGTCTACTTCTGGCTCAATAATCCGGACAGCCAGGAAGATAAAGCAAAGCTGATTGAAGGACTACAAACGCTGGCGAAAACCGCCAAAACCATTCGCCAACATCATATCGGATTACCTTCTACCACCAACCGCGAAGTGATTGATCGCTCTTACCAGGTATCCTGGCTGCTGTTCTTCAGGAACAAAGCAGATCAGGACATTTATCAGACCGATCCGGCACACCTGGCATTCATCAAAAACTGTTCTACCCTCTGGCAAAAGGTGATCGTCTACGATGCAGAGGATATATAG
- a CDS encoding beta-N-acetylhexosaminidase family protein — protein sequence MKKLFNCLTVVMLGCSSTFAQTVQPNNQLSARPATLPAIYPAPVSIALGKGSIMLGKSVTLVAPPGIDTETTALVRSILTQAGVETITTAKQLPQAFEGTHIVLGTGDAAIVRTALTKCGAVADSNTEGYTIASVAIGNGALITLAGHDADGLYHAAQTFRQLAQRAAIPALVIKDHPSMPIRGTIEGFYGKPWSMTDREKHLEFLATVKANTYVYSPKDDPYARDRWRDAYPAATLAELGKLVAVARKNHVNFVYAISPGPTVCFSDSSDLHQLERKFSALRSIGVHSFYVALDDIEYTKWNCDLDKTTFGPSGPEAAGIAQSRLLNALQANLKKIDPTAPPLIMVPTEYYDAKESPYKAALRKNLDSQVVVQWTGTDVVPPAISTGDARAATKAFGRKTLLWDNYPVNDYGESTGRLLLAPYVRREAGLSTELAGILSNPMNQEAPSRVAVTGVAAFAWNDKGYDAERIWLAAARELAGGDEQATAALLTFFDTQHLAPTFGSQPWQVQAPKLKAMLDGVRDAIANGDIATRHQAITDLIQRAAAFAGAPDIIRSGTVDTSFAQDARPWLDAMQLWGRALQLTAAGLDAADHGSTAAGRYFANAKKLAAEAAALQTIPGATRFGGPIKIADGVLDVFVADAPKLIAY from the coding sequence ATGAAAAAGTTATTCAATTGTTTAACCGTGGTCATGTTGGGTTGCAGCAGTACTTTTGCGCAAACGGTTCAACCGAATAACCAGCTCTCTGCACGACCTGCTACGTTGCCGGCCATTTATCCGGCCCCCGTATCTATCGCGCTGGGAAAGGGATCTATCATGCTGGGTAAATCAGTTACCCTGGTTGCACCTCCGGGTATTGATACGGAAACTACAGCCCTGGTACGTAGCATACTTACGCAGGCGGGCGTTGAAACCATCACAACGGCAAAACAGCTGCCACAGGCATTCGAAGGTACACACATCGTACTCGGTACCGGCGATGCGGCGATCGTGCGCACAGCACTCACGAAATGCGGTGCTGTAGCAGACAGTAATACCGAAGGCTATACAATCGCCAGTGTAGCGATAGGCAACGGTGCACTCATTACACTTGCCGGCCACGATGCGGATGGTTTGTACCATGCAGCACAGACTTTCCGGCAACTGGCACAACGCGCTGCCATTCCGGCACTCGTGATCAAAGACCATCCTTCTATGCCGATCCGCGGCACCATCGAAGGGTTTTATGGTAAACCATGGTCAATGACAGATCGGGAGAAACACCTCGAATTCCTCGCTACTGTCAAAGCAAATACTTATGTGTATAGTCCAAAAGACGATCCATATGCAAGGGATCGCTGGCGCGATGCTTATCCTGCAGCGACTTTAGCTGAATTGGGTAAACTGGTAGCGGTAGCCAGAAAGAACCATGTCAACTTTGTGTATGCCATTTCTCCGGGTCCCACTGTATGTTTCTCTGATTCAAGTGATCTGCATCAGTTGGAGCGCAAGTTCAGTGCCCTTCGTTCAATTGGTGTTCACAGCTTCTATGTGGCCCTCGATGATATTGAATATACCAAATGGAATTGTGACCTGGACAAAACCACTTTTGGCCCTTCAGGCCCAGAGGCGGCGGGTATTGCGCAGTCTCGTTTGCTGAACGCATTGCAGGCCAATCTTAAAAAAATCGATCCGACAGCACCTCCGCTCATTATGGTGCCAACAGAATATTATGATGCAAAAGAAAGTCCATACAAAGCTGCATTGAGGAAAAATCTTGACTCGCAGGTGGTCGTACAATGGACTGGCACCGATGTCGTACCACCAGCCATCTCCACTGGGGATGCACGTGCAGCGACAAAGGCATTTGGACGCAAGACACTGTTATGGGACAACTACCCGGTAAATGATTACGGGGAATCTACTGGCCGGTTGTTGCTTGCTCCTTATGTACGACGCGAAGCCGGCTTATCAACAGAACTGGCAGGGATCCTCTCTAATCCAATGAATCAGGAAGCACCGAGCCGTGTTGCTGTAACAGGAGTAGCTGCTTTTGCGTGGAATGACAAAGGATATGATGCAGAACGTATCTGGCTGGCTGCGGCACGCGAGCTGGCAGGTGGTGATGAGCAGGCCACAGCTGCGTTGCTGACCTTCTTTGATACCCAACATCTGGCACCTACTTTTGGCAGTCAGCCATGGCAGGTACAGGCACCTAAACTGAAGGCGATGCTCGATGGTGTACGCGATGCCATTGCAAATGGAGACATTGCCACCCGTCATCAGGCCATTACCGACCTGATACAGCGTGCTGCAGCGTTCGCAGGGGCGCCGGATATTATCAGGTCAGGAACTGTCGATACCTCTTTTGCGCAGGATGCACGTCCGTGGCTGGATGCGATGCAGTTATGGGGAAGAGCACTACAGCTGACTGCCGCAGGATTGGATGCTGCTGATCATGGAAGTACCGCAGCGGGTCGTTATTTTGCCAATGCTAAGAAATTAGCAGCTGAAGCTGCTGCTTTGCAGACGATCCCTGGCGCTACCCGTTTTGGTGGTCCAATTAAGATCGCGGATGGTGTGCTGGATGTGTTTGTGGCGGATGCTCCGAAGCTGATTGCTTATTAA
- a CDS encoding YceI family protein, translating to MKQTVSAIALMLALAACGGGTKPEQAKTSEAQEAAATTGAAYTIDTTATTVDWKATHKGGMAPRWGVIKVSSGTLNVENGTITSGEFEVNMNSLTTDPASVTEKDKKSTDLDGHLKSADFFNVEKFPAAKFVITAVAPYDSTKAKSLEAGATNLISGNLTLKDSTLNITFPAVVTVSEGDVTATAKFVIDRTAWGIHYKTEGSPENWVISKDIEIGFKVKAVKK from the coding sequence ATGAAGCAAACTGTATCTGCTATTGCTTTAATGCTTGCACTGGCCGCTTGTGGCGGTGGTACTAAACCTGAACAGGCTAAAACCTCCGAAGCACAGGAAGCTGCTGCTACCACCGGTGCTGCTTACACCATCGACACTACTGCTACTACCGTTGACTGGAAAGCTACCCACAAAGGTGGTATGGCTCCTCGTTGGGGTGTTATCAAGGTGTCTTCCGGTACCCTGAACGTTGAAAACGGCACTATTACCAGTGGTGAATTCGAAGTAAACATGAATTCCCTGACCACTGATCCTGCATCTGTTACTGAAAAGGATAAGAAATCCACTGATCTGGATGGCCACCTGAAAAGCGCAGACTTCTTCAATGTTGAGAAGTTCCCTGCTGCAAAATTCGTTATCACTGCCGTAGCTCCTTACGACAGCACTAAAGCTAAGAGCCTGGAAGCAGGTGCAACTAATCTGATCAGCGGTAACCTGACCCTGAAAGATAGCACCCTGAACATCACTTTCCCTGCTGTAGTTACTGTGTCTGAAGGCGACGTAACTGCTACTGCTAAATTCGTGATTGACAGAACCGCTTGGGGTATCCACTACAAAACTGAAGGTAGCCCTGAAAACTGGGTGATCAGCAAGGATATCGAAATCGGCTTCAAAGTGAAGGCTGTTAAGAAATAA
- a CDS encoding outer membrane beta-barrel family protein, with protein MQRIFWLIALLTFTVAAHAQMPPGGTPPPGGFPGGKPVANGHLYGKVLDSDGKPLPYTSVIVFQNRYDTTTGTKKDVLVKGAMTQNNGDFSLEGVPTFGPLILKISATGYKQYVQTVSFKKAGGGAPSTDKDLGNLKLTADISQLNEVTVTAAKPLMKVDMDKKVFDVTQNISSVGGTAQDVMKNVPSVNVDVDGNMTMRNATPQLYLDGRPTTLTLDQIPADAIETVEVMTAPSAKYDASGGGAGIVNIVLKKNRKTGYNGNIRAGISSRGALNGGLDFNARQGKFNLSANAMYNQNKDRTTGYTDRTDYSTDPNLHTLQNNVQTGGGGFMFGRVGLDYFMNNRTTLSLTGTKVHGEMSPKSTLDIFTDSLYNSGTTSSYGHRITDGKRVFNGNGLELAMKHLFPHEGDELSVTANYFGGTNTNNSLYTTNYYTAKGGTYTNDVIQKIDGDGKMHHITGQADYTKALSAKSKLEAGVRGQFNYTLNKNATYYYNDETGEYDLSSSSTSNYENHERILAAYGSFSSSIKNFSYKVGVRAESSNYDGKLLNNGEKFSNSYPVSLFPTIFLSQKVGHNQELQLSVTRRINRPSFFQLIPFADSTDKLNITKGNPNLVPEFTQSFELSYMKTFSNNSTFMASGYYKRTAHTITSYTDSETDEATGTSALINTYINAKNSYTTGAEVTLVNYFTKWWDMNTNINAYNSKVNAGTSEVQNNALWSVFAKVNSNFKLPASFELQLTGTYQSKTNMPVNQQKGFGDGPPQMQAQSSSQGYIKGFYGVDLALKKSFLKSKALTATVSVNDIFRSRTTDQVSYSTYFTQEYTRLRNPQFVRLNLAYRFGKIDASLFKRKANSTMDTNSGMQM; from the coding sequence ATGCAAAGAATTTTTTGGCTAATCGCCCTGTTGACCTTTACAGTAGCAGCACATGCACAAATGCCTCCGGGGGGCACACCTCCTCCGGGAGGTTTTCCAGGTGGTAAACCCGTAGCAAATGGTCACCTCTACGGAAAGGTTTTGGATAGTGATGGTAAACCTCTACCCTACACTTCCGTTATCGTATTTCAAAACAGATATGACACCACTACCGGCACTAAAAAAGATGTGCTTGTAAAAGGAGCCATGACACAAAATAACGGGGATTTCAGCCTGGAAGGTGTGCCTACTTTCGGCCCCCTGATACTGAAAATCTCAGCCACCGGTTATAAACAATATGTACAGACCGTGTCTTTCAAAAAAGCAGGTGGCGGCGCCCCTTCTACTGACAAAGACCTGGGTAACCTCAAACTGACGGCCGACATCAGTCAGCTGAACGAGGTGACAGTGACCGCTGCCAAACCACTCATGAAAGTGGATATGGACAAGAAGGTATTCGATGTGACCCAGAACATTTCCAGCGTAGGTGGTACTGCACAGGATGTGATGAAGAACGTACCTTCTGTGAACGTGGATGTAGATGGTAACATGACCATGCGCAATGCCACACCACAGTTGTACCTGGATGGCCGTCCTACTACCCTGACCCTGGACCAGATTCCGGCAGATGCAATCGAAACGGTGGAAGTAATGACTGCTCCAAGTGCTAAATACGATGCATCAGGTGGTGGCGCAGGTATCGTGAACATTGTGCTGAAGAAGAACCGTAAAACGGGTTACAATGGTAACATCAGAGCGGGTATTTCCAGCCGTGGCGCCCTGAATGGCGGCCTGGACTTCAATGCACGCCAGGGTAAATTTAACCTGAGTGCAAATGCAATGTATAACCAGAACAAAGATCGTACAACAGGTTACACTGACCGTACTGATTACTCTACAGACCCTAACCTCCATACACTGCAGAACAACGTACAGACTGGTGGCGGTGGATTTATGTTTGGCAGGGTAGGTCTGGATTATTTCATGAATAACAGAACGACTTTATCCCTCACAGGTACAAAAGTGCATGGTGAAATGTCACCAAAAAGTACGCTTGACATCTTTACAGACAGCCTGTACAACAGCGGTACTACCAGCTCTTATGGTCATCGTATTACAGATGGAAAAAGAGTCTTTAACGGGAATGGCCTGGAACTGGCAATGAAACACCTGTTCCCCCACGAAGGAGATGAACTGAGTGTCACGGCAAACTATTTCGGTGGTACCAACACAAATAATTCACTGTATACCACCAATTACTATACAGCTAAAGGTGGTACTTATACTAATGATGTAATTCAGAAGATCGATGGCGATGGTAAGATGCACCACATCACCGGACAGGCGGATTATACAAAAGCACTGAGTGCAAAATCAAAACTGGAAGCAGGTGTACGCGGACAGTTCAACTATACGCTGAACAAGAACGCTACTTACTATTACAATGACGAAACCGGTGAGTACGATCTGTCATCCAGCTCTACCAGCAACTACGAGAATCATGAGAGGATACTGGCGGCCTATGGTTCATTCAGCAGCAGCATTAAGAATTTCAGCTATAAAGTAGGTGTACGTGCAGAAAGTTCCAACTACGATGGTAAACTGCTTAACAACGGTGAGAAGTTTAGCAACAGTTACCCGGTAAGCCTTTTCCCAACTATCTTCCTGAGCCAGAAAGTGGGCCACAACCAGGAATTGCAGCTGAGTGTAACAAGAAGGATCAACCGTCCGAGCTTTTTCCAGCTGATACCATTTGCGGATAGTACAGATAAGCTGAATATCACAAAGGGTAATCCTAACCTGGTACCAGAGTTCACACAATCATTCGAATTATCTTACATGAAGACGTTCAGTAATAACAGTACCTTTATGGCATCTGGTTATTACAAACGTACTGCACATACTATTACCAGCTATACTGATTCAGAAACAGACGAAGCCACTGGTACCTCTGCACTGATAAACACATATATCAATGCAAAGAACAGCTATACCACAGGTGCGGAAGTAACACTGGTCAACTACTTCACCAAATGGTGGGATATGAATACAAACATCAATGCTTACAACTCAAAGGTAAATGCGGGTACTTCAGAGGTACAGAACAATGCCTTGTGGAGTGTCTTTGCAAAGGTGAACAGTAACTTCAAACTGCCGGCCAGCTTTGAACTGCAGCTGACAGGTACCTATCAGTCTAAAACCAACATGCCGGTGAACCAGCAGAAAGGTTTTGGAGACGGTCCTCCACAGATGCAGGCACAGAGTTCTTCCCAGGGTTATATCAAAGGTTTCTATGGTGTAGACCTGGCGTTGAAGAAGAGCTTCCTGAAGAGCAAGGCGCTGACAGCGACAGTCAGCGTGAACGACATCTTCCGCAGCAGAACTACGGATCAGGTATCTTACAGCACTTATTTTACACAGGAATATACACGTTTGCGTAACCCACAGTTCGTAAGACTGAACCTGGCATATCGCTTTGGTAAGATCGATGCTTCATTGTTTAAGCGTAAAGCGAACAGTACCATGGATACCAATTCAGGAATGCAGATGTAA